Proteins found in one Serratia plymuthica genomic segment:
- a CDS encoding NADP(H)-dependent aldo-keto reductase, with protein sequence MQYHRIPHSSLEVSVLGLGTMTFGEQNSEADAHAQLDYALAAGVNLIDTAEMYPVPPRPETQGLTEQYIGSWIKARGNREKIVLASKIAGPVRGADSSIRPQQALDRKNIRAALDASLKRLNTDYLDLYQLHWPQRQTNYFGKLNYQYTDDKASVTLLETLEALTEQVRAGKIRYIGVSNETPWGVMRYLQLAEKHELPRIVSIQNPYSLLNRSFEIALAEISQHEGVELLAYSSLAFGTLSGKYLNGAKPAGARNTLFTRFNRYSAPQTQLAIAEYVALAKKHGLDPSQMALAFVRQQPFVASTLLGATTLDQLKTNIDSFDLVLDEDVLQGLEEIHTRFTIPAP encoded by the coding sequence ATGCAATACCACCGTATACCCCACAGTTCTTTAGAAGTGAGCGTGCTGGGACTGGGCACCATGACCTTTGGCGAACAGAACAGTGAAGCCGATGCCCATGCGCAACTCGACTATGCATTAGCCGCTGGCGTCAATCTGATCGATACCGCAGAGATGTATCCGGTACCGCCCCGTCCTGAAACCCAGGGGCTGACCGAACAGTACATCGGCAGCTGGATCAAGGCGCGCGGCAACCGTGAAAAAATAGTGCTGGCCAGCAAGATCGCCGGGCCGGTACGCGGCGCCGACAGCAGCATCCGGCCGCAACAGGCGCTGGACCGCAAAAATATCCGCGCCGCGCTGGACGCAAGCCTGAAACGGCTGAACACCGATTATCTCGATCTTTATCAGTTGCACTGGCCGCAGCGCCAAACCAATTACTTCGGCAAACTCAATTATCAATACACCGACGATAAAGCCAGCGTTACCCTGTTGGAAACGCTGGAAGCGTTGACCGAGCAGGTACGCGCCGGGAAAATCCGTTATATCGGGGTATCCAATGAAACGCCGTGGGGCGTAATGCGCTATCTGCAATTGGCCGAAAAACACGAACTGCCGCGCATTGTCTCGATTCAAAACCCCTACAGCCTGCTGAACCGCAGCTTTGAGATCGCTCTGGCGGAGATCAGCCAGCACGAGGGCGTTGAACTGCTGGCCTATTCCAGCCTGGCGTTTGGCACCCTGAGCGGCAAGTACCTAAACGGCGCCAAACCGGCCGGAGCGCGCAATACGCTGTTCACTCGCTTTAACCGCTATTCTGCACCGCAAACGCAACTGGCGATTGCCGAATATGTCGCGTTAGCCAAAAAGCACGGACTGGATCCTTCGCAGATGGCGCTGGCGTTCGTGCGGCAACAGCCGTTCGTGGCAAGCACCCTGCTGGGCGCCACCACGCTGGATCAGTTGAAAACCAACATCGACAGCTTTGACCTGGTGTTGGATGAAGACGTGTTGCAGGGGTTGGAAGAGATCCATACCCGCTTTACCATTCCCGCGCCATGA
- a CDS encoding YgdI/YgdR family lipoprotein produces MKKWVMAVSALVIAAGLTGCSSDYVMATKDGNMILTQGKPEIDQDTGLISYKDEKGNNRQINGDQVSQVIER; encoded by the coding sequence ATGAAAAAGTGGGTAATGGCAGTTTCTGCGTTGGTAATCGCCGCCGGTCTGACGGGCTGCTCCAGCGATTACGTGATGGCGACCAAAGACGGCAATATGATCCTGACTCAGGGCAAACCCGAGATCGACCAGGATACCGGCCTGATCAGCTATAAAGATGAAAAAGGCAACAACCGCCAAATCAACGGCGATCAGGTTTCACAGGTCATCGAACGTTAA